A genomic region of Miscanthus floridulus cultivar M001 chromosome 3, ASM1932011v1, whole genome shotgun sequence contains the following coding sequences:
- the LOC136542914 gene encoding uncharacterized protein, which yields MIKNYIMNHGMRLSMFNEFSKLKFLAIADTRFASHIIMLKRFLVLKESLVLMVVGDKWSTYREDDVDKARSVKDKLLDDFWWDNVKYIVDFTEPIYSMLRAADTDKPCLHLIYEMWDSMIEKVKDRIYRHERKQPDEESTFYDTIYAILYDRWLKSNTPLHCLAHSLNPRYYSQQWLSEGPNRVAPHEDIEVSDMRNKCFRKMFPNPEDLRTIKRQFADFSLFGGCFADRESIEDRAFFEPKQWWGLHGQRTLELKSLALKLLGQSASSSSCERNWSTYGFIDSVTRNRLTPPRAEDLVFVHSNMRLLSRKSDDYMNGPTQMWDVGADNHETFHGAGILEHANLSLDEPEFERILFEDEEDISGTEMQ from the exons ATGATCAAGAACTACATCATGAACCATGGTATGCGCCTATCAATGTTTAATGAGTTTAGTAAACTCAAATTTCTTGCTATTGCCGATACAAGATTTGCATCACATATTATTATGTTGAAGAGGTTCCTTGTTCTCAAAGAGTCTCTTGTGTTAATGGTTGTTGGTGACAAGTGGTCAACATATAGGGAAGATGATGTAGACAAAGCAAGATCTGTAAAAGATAAGTTGCTTGATGATTTTTGGTGGGACAATGTTAAATACATTGTTGATTTCACTGAGCCTATTTATTCAATGCTAAGGGCAGCAGACACAGATAAGCCATGTCTCCATCTGATTTATGAGATGTGGGACAGCATGATTGAGAAAGTGAAAGATCGCATTTATCGCCATGAGAGAAAGCAACCTGATGAAGAATCTACCTTTTATGACACTATTTATGCCATTTTGTATGATCGTTGGCTTAAAAGCAATACTCCTCTCCATTGTTTGGCTCATTCTCTCAACCCTAG GTACTATTCTCAACAGTGGCTTTCTGAAGGTCCTAACCGTGTAGCCCCCCATGAAGATATTGAGGTCTCTGACATGAGGAACAAGTGCTTTAGAAAAATGTTTCCCAATCCAGAGGATCTTAGGACAATCAAACGGCaatttgctgatttttctctattTGGAGGTTGCTTTGCGGATCGTGAGTCAATTGAAGATCGAGCTTTTTTCGAACCAAAACAATGGTGGGGCCTCCATGGTCAAAGGACCCTAGAATTGAAATCATTAGCACTGAAGTTACTTGGGCAGTCGGCATCTTCTTCTTCATGTGAAAGGAACTGGAGTACATATGGATTCATTGATAGCGTAACCAGGAATAGGCTTACTCCTCCACGTGCTGAGGATTTAGTGTTTGTCCATAGCAACATGCGTCTGCTGTCAAGGAAATCTGATGATTATATGAATGGGCCAACTCAGATGTGGGATGTTGGGGCAGACAATCATGAGACCTTTCATGGTGCTGGCATTCTTGAACATGCTAATCTCTCACTGGATGAGCCAGAATTTGAACGGATATTatttgaagatgaagaagacatATCTGGCACTGAGATGCAGTAG
- the LOC136544304 gene encoding S-locus-specific glycoprotein S13-like, which yields MDWSAIIYATVLLLVLLPRSASDDRLVLGKPLVPGTTIVSDGGVFALGFFSLADSTPANLYLGIWYNDIPRLTAVWVANRGNPATSGTSSAPPALTLTNSSNLILSDASGRVLWTTNVTGVSGSAATAVLLNTGNLVIRSPNGTTAWQSFEHPGDTFLPGMKIRVRYRSRDGERLVSWQGADDPSPGSFTFGMDPGTPMRAGLHLIWNGTSPVARTVPWTGYATISGQFQVNSSSSVVMVSLAVVRTEEEMYLAYSLPDGSAHTRFVLTYSGEYQLQSWGSSDWAVVGKWPANECDLYGQCGPYGYCDGTVTAPTTPTCKCLDGFEPASLEE from the coding sequence ATGGATTGGTCCGCCATCATCTACGCCACTGTCCTTCTGCTTGTTTTGCTGCCGCGGAGTGCTTCCGACGACCGGCTAGTCCTGGGCAAGCCGCTCGTTCCCGGCACCACCATCGTCTCAGACGGCGGCGTCTTCGCGCTGGGTTTCTTCTCCCTCGCCGATTCCACTCCTGCCAATCTGTACCTTGGCATATGGTACAACGACATCCCCAGGCTCACCGCCGTGTGGGTCGCCAACAGAGGAAACCCGGCCACAAGCGGCACCTCCTCCGCACCACCAGCGCTGACCCTGACCAATTCCTCCAACCTCATCCTGTCCGACGCCAGCGGTCGAGTTCTCTGGACGACCAACGTCACCGGTGTCTCGGGTTCAGCAGCCACCGCGGTGCTTCTCAACACCGGCAACCTCGTCATCCGATCTCCGAACGGAACCACCGCATGGCAGAGCTTCGAGCACCCGGGCGACACGTTCCTTCCCGGCATGAAGATCCGGGTCAGGTACAGGTCTCGAGACGGCGAGCGCCTGGTTTCTTGGCAAGGCGCTGACGACCCCTCGCCGGGGAGCTTCACCTTCGGCATGGACCCGGGCACGCCCATGCGCGCAGGCCTTCATCTCATCTGGAACGGGACGAGTCCGGTGGCGCGCACCGTCCCGTGGACGGGCTACGCGACCATCAGTGGCCAGTTCCAGGTGAACTCCAGCTCCAGCGTCGTCATGGTTTCCCTGGCGGTCGTCAGAACCGAGGAAGAGATGTATTTAGCCTACAGCCTCCCCGACGGCAGCGCGCACACCAGGTTCGTGTTGACTTATTCCGGCGAATACCAGCTCCAGAGCTGGGGATCGTCGGACTGGGCTGTCGTCGGCAAGTGGCCGGCCAACGAGTGCGACTTGTACGGCCAGTGTGGCCCGTACGGTTACTGCGATGGCACGGTGACAGCCCCGACGACTCCGACGTGCAAGTGCCTCGATGGTTTCGAGCCGGCGAGCCTGGAGGAGTAG
- the LOC136546712 gene encoding uncharacterized protein, whose translation MGGAAMADDDDFASPPPAPRARAEGGGGGVYQVGGVPVEFPYKPYGTQLAFMGRVIATLDRARRQGRSHALLESPTGTGKSLSLLCSALAWQRHYPLRSPPAPAPDPFLHGGGFVPDDTQPQTTTVVPEKAVKKKNAPTIYYATRTHAQISQVVREYRKTSYRVRMAILASRKHYCVNQVACASDNIDEQCKSLLDKTIQGCPEFKNAQKLSRHPSLQIGGCYEVHDIEDLVRVGRKAKGCPYFAAQHMAEAAQLVFCPYNYLISPVVRRAMDIDISGSIIILDEAHNIEDIARDAGSVDIDEESLCLLQGELQNLTTDEAVAMIYQPLHDIIQGLIGWIAEREDNLHNHEFGHPASYWTGEKAMNELQRAGISPMYFPVLQECATKAIKAASDTESDGSHLSGGRAMTLESLFSSLSYFFGQKGRNSCDYQLALQRFVKKEGNDEISSRCTMSLWCLNPAVVFQEIADRTLSVILTSGTLSPMGSFTSELGVQFEACMEAPHVINADSQVFAAVLSSGPTRQILNASYKTADNSSFQDELGASLEEICRIVPGGALVFFPSYKLLDKLQVRWSQTGQWARLNAQKHVFVEPKGSSEELDPVLKGYYDAILGKAPVKKDRCGSKQIVKNRVTKKSSQESAKAGAALLAVCRGKVSEGIDFADDNARVVVIVGIPFPNINDVQVKLKKRYNDSYKSSKHLLSGNEWYCHQAFRALNQAAGRCIRHKSDYGGIILIGMLFSYPLPTICMSREKSRYVKFWYFIDITVTKPTKS comes from the exons ATGGgcggcgccgccatggccgatgaCGACGACTtcgcctcgccgccgcccgcccctCGCGCGCGGGCggaaggaggaggtggaggcgtgtACCAGGTGGGCGGCGTGCCGGTGGAGTTCCCCTACAAGCCCTACGGGACGCAGCTGGCGTTCATGGGGCGGGTCATCGCCACGCTCGACCGTGCGCGGCGGCAGGGGCGCTCCCACGCGCTCCTCGAGTCGCCCACAGGCACCGGCAAGTCACTTTCCCTCCTCTGCTCCGCGCTCGCCTGGCAGCGGCACTACCCGCTCCGCTCCCCTCCCGCTCCCGCCCCCGATCCATTCCTCCACGGCGGAGGATTCGTCCCCGACGATACCCAGCCACAGACGACAACAG TCGTCCCGGAGAAGGCTGTCAAGAAGAAGAACGCGCCGACAATCTATTACGCGAC GAGGACGCACGCGCAGATAAGCCAGGTTGTCCGGGAGTACCGCAAGACGTCGTACCGAGTGCGCATGGCCATCTTG GCCTCAAGGAAGCACTACTGTGTCAATCAGGTTGCTTGCGCGAGCGACAACATTGATGAGCAATG CAAGTCGCTGCTAGACAAGACGATTCAAGGTTGCCCGGAATTCAA GAATGCTCAGAAACTAAGTCGGCATCCATCCCTTCAGATTGGCGGCTGCTATGAAGTTCACGATATTGAAGATCTTGTCAGAGTTGGACGGAAAGCAAAGG GATGCCCATATTTTGCTGCACAGCACATGGCAGAAGCAGCACAATTGGTTTTCTGCCCATATAACTACCTGATTAGTCCGGTTGTCAGGAGAGCAATGGACATCGATATCAGTGGTTCCATCATTATTCTTGATGAGGCACA CAACATAGAAGACATAGCACGTGATGCTGGCAGTGTTGACATCGATGAAGAATCACTTTGCT TGTTGCAGGGAGAACTTCAAAACTTGACCACTGATGAGGCTGTTGCAATGATATACCAACCCTTGCACGATATTATTCAG GGTCTTATTGGTTGGATTGCTGAGCGGGAGGACAATCTGCATAATCATGAGTTCGGACATCCCGCTTCATA TTGGACTGGTGAAAAGGCAATGAATGAACTTCAGCGGGCTGGTATTTCTCCAATGTATTTCCCGGTATTGCAAGAATGTGCAACAAAG GCGATTAAAGCTGCTTCAGATACTGAATCAGATGGATCACACTTGAGTGGTGGTCGTGCTATGACACTAGAGA GTCTATTCTCTTCGTTGAGTTACTTTTTTGGTCAGAAAGGGCGTAATTCGTGTGATTATCAGCTTGCTTTGCAGCGTTTTGTTAAAAAGGAAG GCAATGATGAAATTTCTTCAAGATGCACAATGAGTTTGTGGTGTCTCAATCCTGCAGTTGTTTTTCAAGAAATTGCAGATCGAACACTTTCGGTAATTCTGACTTCTGG AACACTTTCACCAATGGGTTCCTTTACATCTGAACTTGGTGTCCAGTTTGAGGCTTGCATGGAAGCTCCTCATGTAATTAATGCTGATTCTCAG GTTTTTGCAGCTGTGCTATCATCTGGTCCAACAAGGCAAATATTGAATGCTAGCTATAAAACTGCGGACAATTCATCTTTCCAG GATGAACTTGGAGCTTCACTAGAGGAAATATGCAGAATTGTGCCTGGTGGTGCTCTAGTGTTTTTTCCTAGCTACAAGTTGTTGGACAAATTGCAAGTGCGCTGGTCTCAGACAGGTCAATGGGCACGGCTTAATGCTCAAAAACATGTGTTTGTTG AGCCTAAGGGAAGTAGTGAGGAACTCGATCCTGTTTTAAAAGGGTACTATGATGCAATCCTTGGTAAGGCTCCTGTCAAGAAAGACAGATGTGGTTCAAAACAAATAGTGAAGAATCGAGTGACAAAAAAATCATCACAGGAATCAGCGAAAGCAGGAGCTGCTCTTCTTGCAGTTTGCCGTGGGAAG GTATCTGAAGGGATTGACTTCGCTGATGACAATGCTAGAGTTGTG GTCATTGTTGGAATTCCTTTTCCAAATAT AAATGATGTTCAAGTAAAGCTGAAAAAGAGATATAATGATTCATACAAATCATCAAAGCATTTGTTAAGTGGAAATGAATGGTACTGTCATCAGGCATTTCGTGCTTTAAATCAAGCTGCAG GTCGTTGTATTCGTCATAAATCTGATTACGGAGGCATAATTCTGATTGGTATGTTATTCAGTTATCCACTCCCAACCATTTGCATGTCTAGAGAGAAAAGTCGATACGTAAAGTTTTGGTATTTTATTGATATAACTGTAAcaaaaccgaccaaatcataa